TCCGCGACGGTAAGCCCTACAGGAGCGGCCAGCGCGCAGGCCTGATTAACTAAGGTAACCACCTCGGGCATTGTCAGTTTACCCTCAGCCACATCACCAAAATCGTGTTCCCCGCGTCCCGGTCTGGCGAAGAGCACCGAGCGGAATAGCTCGGGGTTAAGCACATCAAGGTCAAGATGGACAGCCAGATATTCAATACCTTCGCGGGTTATCCAGTCACTTACCGCCTGAGCGCCGTCTCTCACCGCTTGCGGATCGCAGGTCGCGATAGCGTGGTCGGCAAGAAACTGTGCTTCATATTCCAGCGGGCTGTGAATACCGGCAATCATCGCCTTAAGCGGCGATAGAGGCGTTTTAACGTCGCGAGTCAGCTCGTTGTCGCCCACGCCCATCAGCGCGCCAAGAACGTGAGCATGAGAGTGCGGATATTGTGCCGGGGTCATCACGTCCGGGTGCGAGTCAATCCACAGGATGCCAAGTTTATCGCCATATTTCTCAGTGAGATAAGCGAACGGCGCCAGTGAGACCAGACAATCGCCACCCAGCGTCACAATGGTTTGTGGACGGTGCGCGGCGATTTTCTCCTGCGCATCACGCAACTGGGCAACAACCTGGCGACGTCCCACAATCCCGTTTTCATTCACCAGCGGTTTATCGGATGGCGGCGTGACGGCGACTTCAGCAACCGGCCCCTGCGATGCGGGAGCCAGCCAGGCAAGAAGCTGGGAACCAAAATAGTAGGGCGCGTTGTTGCCGCCTTGCCATTGCGGGAAGATCAGACGGAGATTATCGTGAGTTGAGTGAGTCATGAAGTCCTCGGTTCAGATGTGAATACAAAAATGAACGAACGTTCATTCACTCTATCTCTCAGCTGAAGTTTGCGCAAGTATCACGGTA
This Klebsiella sp. RHBSTW-00484 DNA region includes the following protein-coding sequences:
- a CDS encoding arginase family protein yields the protein MTHSTHDNLRLIFPQWQGGNNAPYYFGSQLLAWLAPASQGPVAEVAVTPPSDKPLVNENGIVGRRQVVAQLRDAQEKIAAHRPQTIVTLGGDCLVSLAPFAYLTEKYGDKLGILWIDSHPDVMTPAQYPHSHAHVLGALMGVGDNELTRDVKTPLSPLKAMIAGIHSPLEYEAQFLADHAIATCDPQAVRDGAQAVSDWITREGIEYLAVHLDLDVLNPELFRSVLFARPGRGEHDFGDVAEGKLTMPEVVTLVNQACALAAPVGLTVAEHLPWDAINLKQMLAELPLLK